Below is a genomic region from Billgrantia tianxiuensis.
GGACTGTTGCTGACCGCGGTGCTCTACCTTCTCGTCCGGTCACTGGTGTAGGAGAGGGCGCCCATGGCACTGCTCGACTTCGCGTTTCGCTGGGCGCACATTCTCTTTGCGCTGGTCTGGATTGGGCACAATTACGCCAACGTCGTCAAACATCCCACCTTCATGCCGCTCAACGGCGAGGCCAGCGAGACGGAGCGCAGTGCGGCGCTGGAGGCCAGGCTGCAGCGCGAGCACGGTACCTTCCGCTATGCCTCCATCGTGGTTTGGACGACCGGCATGGGCATGCTGTGGCAGCGGGGCTGGCTGGTCGATGCGCTGCGCCTCGAAGGGCCTTATGCCGTCATCGGCATGGGCGCCTGGATCGGTACGCTGATGCTGCTCAATTTGTGGCTGGTGCTGTGGCCTCATCAGAAGAAGGTGCTGGGGTTCGTGCCGGCGCCCATGGAAGAGCGGGTGCGCTGTTCGCGCATCACCTTTCTGTCGTCTCGCACCAATACGATCCTGTCGATTCCGCTGCTGTTCTTCATGGCGGCCGGCGGGCACGGTCTGCATCTCTTCTTCTGAACGCCGCGCGAGGAGAACGCATGCTAGCCGCGTCTGTCTCCGACTTCGCCACCGGGCCTGTTTACAACTTCGCCGCGGGTTCCGGCACCATGCCCGGCGAAGTGCTGTGCCAGGCGCGTGAGGAGCTGCTCGAGCGCGGCCGCAGCGGCATGTCGGTGATGGAGATGCCCTTCACCGGCGAGGCGTTTCAGGCCATTCAGCGGCAGGCAGTACAGGATCTGCGGGAGCTGCTCGACATACCGGACCACTATCAGGTGCTGTTCCTGCAGGGCGGCGCCTCGGCCCAGTTCGCGCTGCTGCCGATGAATCTGCTGCCTCGCGGAGGGCGGGCGGACTACCTCGATAGCGGATACTGGTCGCGCAAGGCCATGGCGGAGGGCGGCCGCTATGCCCGGATCCGTGTCGCCGCCAGCGGTGCGGCGTACGGCTACCGCTGCATTCCGCGCCAGGCTGAGTGGCAGTTGGATCCCGATGCGGGCTACTGCCATATCACCAGTAACGAAACGGTCGATGGTCTGGCGTACTCCTGGCTGCCGGACACCGGCGGCGTGCCCCTGGTGGCCGACATGACCTCCGACTTCCTGTCGCGCCCCCTCGCCATCGAGCGCTACGGCGTGATCTATGCCGGGGCGCAGAAGAACATCGGACCGGCCGGGCTGACGGTCGTCATCGTGCGCGACGATCTGCTGCATTCGGCGCGGCCGGAAACGCCCTCGGTGTTCAACTATCGCGTGCAGGCCGAGAGCGAAGGGCGGTTCAACACACCGCTGACCTACGCCATCTATCTCGCCGGGCTGGTATTTCGCTGGCTGAAGCGCCAGGGCGGCCTGAGCGCCATTGCCGCCCGTAACCGGCGCAAGAGCGAGAGGCTTTACGAGGCCATCGACGCCAGCCAACGGTACGTGTGCCGCGCGCGGCAAGAGGACCGCTCCCCGATGAATGTCTGCTTCGATCTGGCGGACGCCTCGCTGACGGCCGAGTTTCTGGCACAGGCGCAGCGGCGAGGCCTGCTGCATCTGCAGGGGCATCCCGCTCGCGGTGGGGTGAGGGCGAGCCTCTACAACGCCATGCCCGAGCAGGGCGTCGATGCGCTGATCGAGTTCATGCGGGATTTCGCGGCGTGATGACGGCGCTGATGCGAGGTCGGCCAGCGCTGGCTCGCCGGCTCGCCTTCGCCCGGGCCAGGTGGAGCGCCTGGCGGCAGGCCGCATGGGCGGGGGAGAACGCTCGGGTAGATGCTCCCGCCTGCCTGGCCCCGCTGCGTGTCATGGGGCTGGAATTCCCCAATCCGCTCGGCATCGCGGCCGGATTCGACAGGTGGGGGCGGCTGGGGCGGCAGGCGGGGGCCTTGGGGTTCGGCTGTATCGAAATCGGTACGCTGACACCCCAGGACCTGACTGTTTGGGACCGGGCCGCTCGGGACGGGGCCTGGGACAAGCCCATCCAGGCACGCGGCGAGCCGGACCTCGGCGACACGGTTCTCGGGGTCAATATCGGCATGAGCCCGGCCAGCGGTGCATCGCAGGCGCTGCGGGATTATCTCGAGTGCCTGCGTGCCGTGTGGCGCCGGGCCGATTACGTTTCCGTCAATCTGTGCAGC
It encodes:
- a CDS encoding urate hydroxylase PuuD, with amino-acid sequence MALLDFAFRWAHILFALVWIGHNYANVVKHPTFMPLNGEASETERSAALEARLQREHGTFRYASIVVWTTGMGMLWQRGWLVDALRLEGPYAVIGMGAWIGTLMLLNLWLVLWPHQKKVLGFVPAPMEERVRCSRITFLSSRTNTILSIPLLFFMAAGGHGLHLFF
- the serC gene encoding 3-phosphoserine/phosphohydroxythreonine transaminase, whose translation is MLAASVSDFATGPVYNFAAGSGTMPGEVLCQAREELLERGRSGMSVMEMPFTGEAFQAIQRQAVQDLRELLDIPDHYQVLFLQGGASAQFALLPMNLLPRGGRADYLDSGYWSRKAMAEGGRYARIRVAASGAAYGYRCIPRQAEWQLDPDAGYCHITSNETVDGLAYSWLPDTGGVPLVADMTSDFLSRPLAIERYGVIYAGAQKNIGPAGLTVVIVRDDLLHSARPETPSVFNYRVQAESEGRFNTPLTYAIYLAGLVFRWLKRQGGLSAIAARNRRKSERLYEAIDASQRYVCRARQEDRSPMNVCFDLADASLTAEFLAQAQRRGLLHLQGHPARGGVRASLYNAMPEQGVDALIEFMRDFAA